A single Populus alba chromosome 7, ASM523922v2, whole genome shotgun sequence DNA region contains:
- the LOC118059579 gene encoding uncharacterized protein isoform X2 codes for MPRAKHVINTDDQEDIPIAQLRKERRKKRVRNPSPQPIEAEVQDEVEFEGDYGLDVGKNQEQESHDRVSYTDSALDKIGQAMQTLANLLTEKEKEKDKSASSTSHTVHGVKVPLAEFLKLAPPTFKGVDNSEDPQQFLDAVWRRCEAMGCTDHRAVTLASFRLEGEVAVNWYESKRGERAASSPPMVWKEFSEIFLERFLPESVREARSYEFEKLVQGDLTVTEYEVEFTRLSRFAGYLVPT; via the coding sequence atgccGAGGGctaaacatgtaattaatacCGATGATCAAGAGGACATTCCTATCGCTCAGCTTAGGAAGGAGAGGCGCAAAAAGAGAGTTAGAAACCCTTCACCTCAACCAATTGAAGCAGAAGTTCAAGATGAGGTTGAATTTGAGGGGGACTATGGTCTGGATGTTGGTAAGAACCAGGAGCAGGAATCCCATGATAGGGTGTCTTATACTGATAGTGCTTTGGATAAAATTGGACAGGCCATGCAGACCCTGGCTAACCTTTTaactgagaaagaaaaggagaaggataaGAGTGCATCTTCGACTTCCCATACTGTGCATGGGGTGAAAGTGCCATTGGCTGAGTTCCTTAAGTTGGCACCTCCTACCTTTAAGGGTGTAGATAACTCTGAGGATCCACAACAGTTTTTAGATGCAGTGTGGCGTAGGTGTGAGGCCATGGGGTGCACGGATCATCGTGCAGTGACTTTAGCATCTTTTAGGCTAGAAGGTGAGGTGGCTGTGAACTGGTATGAGTCTAAAAGAGGTGAAAGGGCAGCTAGTTCTCCACCGATGGTGTGGAAGGAATTTTCTGAGATATTTTTGGAGCGTTTTCTACCTGAAAGTGTGAGGGAAGCTAGATCATACGAGTTTGAGAAGTTGGTTCAGGGTGACTTGACTGTGACAGAGTATGAAGTGGAATTCACGCGGTTGTCCAGGTTTGCTGGGTATTTGGTACCAACTTAG
- the LOC118059579 gene encoding uncharacterized protein isoform X1 gives MQFVFFRNMPRAKHVINTDDQEDIPIAQLRKERRKKRVRNPSPQPIEAEVQDEVEFEGDYGLDVGKNQEQESHDRVSYTDSALDKIGQAMQTLANLLTEKEKEKDKSASSTSHTVHGVKVPLAEFLKLAPPTFKGVDNSEDPQQFLDAVWRRCEAMGCTDHRAVTLASFRLEGEVAVNWYESKRGERAASSPPMVWKEFSEIFLERFLPESVREARSYEFEKLVQGDLTVTEYEVEFTRLSRFAGYLVPT, from the coding sequence atgcaatttgttttttttagaaatatgccGAGGGctaaacatgtaattaatacCGATGATCAAGAGGACATTCCTATCGCTCAGCTTAGGAAGGAGAGGCGCAAAAAGAGAGTTAGAAACCCTTCACCTCAACCAATTGAAGCAGAAGTTCAAGATGAGGTTGAATTTGAGGGGGACTATGGTCTGGATGTTGGTAAGAACCAGGAGCAGGAATCCCATGATAGGGTGTCTTATACTGATAGTGCTTTGGATAAAATTGGACAGGCCATGCAGACCCTGGCTAACCTTTTaactgagaaagaaaaggagaaggataaGAGTGCATCTTCGACTTCCCATACTGTGCATGGGGTGAAAGTGCCATTGGCTGAGTTCCTTAAGTTGGCACCTCCTACCTTTAAGGGTGTAGATAACTCTGAGGATCCACAACAGTTTTTAGATGCAGTGTGGCGTAGGTGTGAGGCCATGGGGTGCACGGATCATCGTGCAGTGACTTTAGCATCTTTTAGGCTAGAAGGTGAGGTGGCTGTGAACTGGTATGAGTCTAAAAGAGGTGAAAGGGCAGCTAGTTCTCCACCGATGGTGTGGAAGGAATTTTCTGAGATATTTTTGGAGCGTTTTCTACCTGAAAGTGTGAGGGAAGCTAGATCATACGAGTTTGAGAAGTTGGTTCAGGGTGACTTGACTGTGACAGAGTATGAAGTGGAATTCACGCGGTTGTCCAGGTTTGCTGGGTATTTGGTACCAACTTAG